A part of Streptomyces sp. DSM 40750 genomic DNA contains:
- a CDS encoding MCE family protein, translating to MRVLRLRLYGIAFVAVLALLLSLAVAVYQQAFTSVVRITLEAGSLGNQLDPRADVKLRGLLVGEVRSVRADGEKATLDIALKPEHVAFIPADVHARLLPKTLFGEKYVDLVAPRGSSARPIRAGDVITQDRTKVGMELQRLLNDLLPLLRTVEPAELNATLSAFATALEGRGDRIGENLTRVESYLRRLNPHLPALKEDISRFADVAEVYGDAAPDLMRILRNTVTTSRTVVEKKDRLAAALRTTATVAATGEDFFDANGDRLITLGRVSRPTLELFARYSPEYPCLLEGLVRQEKASEEAFRGGRMRITLEVVRPQAAYEPGEEPRYAERSGPDCRGLPRPQVPAPHTELNDGTSPGGSGGALPGGAHVSATEAEQRAVGSLVAPVLGVPADEVPPVATLLFGPLARGTAVSVA from the coding sequence ATGAGAGTACTGAGACTTCGGTTGTACGGCATCGCCTTCGTGGCCGTGCTCGCGCTGCTGCTGTCGCTCGCCGTGGCCGTCTACCAGCAGGCGTTCACCTCGGTGGTGCGCATCACGCTGGAGGCCGGCAGCCTCGGCAACCAGCTGGATCCGCGCGCCGACGTCAAGCTGCGCGGGCTGCTGGTCGGCGAGGTGCGCTCGGTGCGCGCGGACGGCGAGAAGGCGACCCTCGACATCGCGCTCAAGCCGGAGCACGTCGCGTTCATCCCGGCGGACGTGCACGCCCGGCTGCTGCCCAAGACGCTGTTCGGCGAGAAGTACGTCGACCTCGTCGCACCGCGCGGCTCCTCGGCCCGGCCCATCCGCGCCGGGGACGTCATCACCCAGGACCGTACGAAGGTGGGCATGGAGCTGCAGCGGCTGCTGAACGACCTGCTCCCGCTGCTGCGCACGGTCGAGCCGGCTGAACTGAACGCCACACTCTCGGCGTTCGCCACCGCGCTGGAGGGCCGCGGCGACCGGATCGGCGAAAACCTCACCCGCGTCGAAAGCTATCTGCGCCGCCTCAACCCGCATCTGCCGGCCCTCAAGGAGGACATCTCGCGCTTCGCCGATGTCGCCGAGGTGTACGGGGACGCGGCGCCCGACCTGATGCGGATCCTGCGGAACACGGTCACCACCAGCCGCACGGTCGTCGAGAAGAAGGACCGGCTGGCCGCCGCGCTCCGCACCACGGCGACCGTCGCGGCCACCGGTGAGGACTTCTTCGACGCGAACGGCGACCGGCTGATCACGCTGGGCCGGGTCTCCCGACCCACCCTGGAGCTGTTCGCCCGCTACTCACCCGAGTACCCCTGCCTCCTCGAAGGCCTGGTCCGGCAGGAGAAGGCGTCCGAGGAGGCGTTCCGGGGCGGCCGGATGCGGATCACCCTCGAAGTCGTACGCCCGCAGGCCGCGTACGAGCCCGGCGAGGAGCCGCGCTACGCCGAGCGGTCCGGGCCGGACTGCCGGGGTCTGCCCCGTCCACAGGTGCCCGCACCCCACACGGAGCTCAACGACGGTACGTCGCCCGGCGGTTCGGGCGGCGCCCTGCCCGGAGGTGCCCACGTGTCCGCCACCGAGGCCGAGCAGCGGGCCGTGGGCTCGCTCGTGGCCCCCGTCCTGGGCGTACCGGCGGACGAGGTGCCGCCCGTCGCGACCCTGTTGTTCGGCCCGCTGGCCAGGGGAACGGCGGTGAGCGTCGCATGA
- a CDS encoding MlaE family ABC transporter permease, translating into MRPLRLLDRPLRSLEELGTQLSFYGRSLAWTGRTLRRYKKEIVRLLAEVSFGRGALAVVGGTVGVIAFLSFFTGTEVGLQGYAALNQLGTSNFVAFLSAYFNTREIAPLVAGLALSATVGAGFTAQLGAMRISEETDALEVMGVPSLPFLVTTRMVAGFVAVIPLYVIGLLSSYLAARTITTVYYGQSTGTYDHYFHQYLPPVDVLWSFGKVIVFAVLIILVHCYYGYYASGGPAGVGVAVGRAVRTSIVAINVLDFFLSLAIWGANTTVRIAG; encoded by the coding sequence ATGCGACCTCTACGACTCCTCGACCGCCCGCTCCGCTCGCTGGAGGAGCTGGGCACCCAACTCTCCTTCTACGGCCGCTCGCTCGCGTGGACCGGCCGCACCCTGCGCCGCTACAAGAAGGAGATCGTGCGGCTGCTCGCCGAGGTGAGCTTCGGGCGCGGGGCGCTGGCCGTCGTCGGCGGCACGGTCGGCGTCATCGCCTTCCTGTCGTTCTTCACCGGCACCGAGGTGGGCCTCCAGGGCTACGCGGCCCTCAACCAGCTCGGCACCTCCAACTTCGTGGCCTTCCTGTCGGCGTACTTCAACACCCGGGAGATCGCCCCGCTGGTGGCCGGGCTCGCCCTGTCCGCCACGGTCGGCGCCGGCTTCACCGCACAGCTCGGAGCGATGCGGATCAGTGAGGAGACCGACGCCCTGGAGGTGATGGGCGTGCCCTCGCTGCCGTTCCTGGTGACCACCAGGATGGTCGCCGGTTTCGTCGCCGTGATCCCGCTGTACGTGATCGGCCTGCTGTCCTCCTACCTCGCCGCCCGCACCATCACCACCGTCTACTACGGGCAGTCGACCGGCACGTACGACCACTACTTCCACCAGTACCTGCCGCCCGTCGACGTCCTGTGGTCCTTCGGCAAGGTGATCGTCTTCGCCGTACTGATCATCCTGGTGCACTGCTACTACGGCTACTACGCGAGCGGCGGACCCGCCGGGGTCGGCGTCGCGGTGGGCCGTGCGGTGCGGACCTCGATCGTCGCCATCAACGTCCTGGACTTCTTTCTGAGCCTCGCGATCTGGGGCGCCAACACGACCGTACGGATCGCGGGGTGA
- a CDS encoding MlaE family ABC transporter permease: MSLSPTGALRHSGNLFAMALDVVRTIPRRPFQAREFIQQTWFVASVTILPTALVSIPFGAVIALQIGSLTRQLGAQSFAGAASVLAVLREASPIVTALLIAGAGGTAICADLGARKIRDEIDAMQVLGIDPIHRLVVPRVLASMVVAVLLNGLVSVVGVAGGYFFNVILQNGTPGAYLASFTTLAQLSDLWAAEVKALVFGAIAGIVASYKGLTAKGGPKGVGDAVNQSVVITFMLLFVTNFVMTAVYFQVVPQRG, from the coding sequence ATGAGCCTGTCGCCGACCGGAGCGCTGCGGCACTCGGGCAACCTGTTCGCCATGGCGCTGGACGTGGTGCGGACCATCCCCCGACGGCCCTTCCAGGCGCGGGAGTTCATCCAGCAGACGTGGTTCGTCGCGAGCGTCACGATCCTGCCCACGGCCCTCGTGTCGATCCCCTTCGGGGCCGTCATCGCCCTCCAGATAGGCAGCCTGACCCGGCAACTCGGCGCCCAGTCCTTCGCGGGCGCCGCCTCCGTCCTCGCCGTCCTGCGGGAGGCCTCGCCGATCGTCACCGCGCTGCTGATCGCGGGCGCGGGCGGTACGGCGATCTGCGCGGACCTCGGGGCGCGCAAGATCCGGGACGAGATCGACGCCATGCAGGTACTCGGCATCGACCCGATCCACCGGCTGGTCGTACCCCGCGTACTGGCCTCCATGGTGGTGGCCGTGCTGCTCAACGGCCTGGTGTCGGTCGTGGGCGTGGCCGGCGGCTACTTCTTCAACGTGATCCTCCAGAACGGCACGCCCGGCGCGTATCTGGCGTCCTTCACCACCCTCGCCCAGCTCTCCGACCTGTGGGCGGCGGAGGTGAAAGCGCTGGTGTTCGGGGCGATCGCCGGGATCGTCGCCTCGTACAAGGGGCTCACCGCGAAGGGCGGCCCCAAGGGCGTCGGCGACGCGGTCAACCAGTCCGTGGTGATCACCTTCATGTTGCTGTTCGTGACCAACTTCGTGATGACCGCGGTGTACTTCCAAGTCGTCCCGCAGAGGGGCTGA
- a CDS encoding ABC transporter ATP-binding protein — translation MGVEICVEGLTKSFGHQVIWQDVSLTLPAGEVSVMLGPSGTGKSVFLKTLVGLLKPERGSIKVAGRDITKLREHDLYEVRKLFGVLFQDGALFGSMNLYDNIAFPLREHTRKSESQIRRIVLEKMDMVGLIGAEGKLPGEISGGMRKRAGLARALVLDPEIILFDEPDSGLDPVRVAYLNQLIVDLNAQIDATFLIVTHDIASARQVPDNIGLLFRRELVMFGPREKLLTSDEPVVRQFLNGRMQGPIGMAEEKDAAQVEQELAQLGDGGHTTTPGSQELPPRLLPGPGITRPPRWEAIAKREAEPRRREVAGA, via the coding sequence ATGGGTGTCGAGATCTGTGTGGAAGGGCTGACCAAGTCCTTCGGTCACCAGGTCATCTGGCAGGACGTCTCGCTGACGCTGCCCGCCGGGGAGGTATCGGTCATGCTCGGCCCCTCGGGGACGGGCAAGTCGGTGTTCCTCAAGACGCTCGTCGGGCTGCTGAAGCCGGAACGCGGCTCGATCAAGGTCGCCGGGCGGGACATCACGAAGCTCCGTGAGCACGACCTGTACGAGGTGCGGAAGCTGTTCGGGGTGCTGTTCCAGGACGGCGCGCTGTTCGGCTCGATGAACCTGTACGACAACATCGCCTTCCCGCTGCGCGAGCACACCCGCAAGTCCGAGAGCCAGATCCGGCGCATCGTGCTGGAGAAGATGGACATGGTCGGACTGATCGGCGCCGAGGGGAAACTGCCCGGCGAGATCTCCGGTGGTATGCGCAAGCGAGCCGGGCTGGCACGGGCCCTGGTCCTGGACCCCGAGATCATCCTCTTCGACGAGCCCGACTCGGGCCTCGACCCCGTACGCGTCGCCTACCTCAACCAGCTGATCGTCGACCTCAACGCGCAGATCGACGCCACCTTCCTGATCGTCACGCACGACATCGCCTCGGCCCGCCAGGTGCCGGACAACATCGGATTGCTGTTCCGGCGTGAGCTGGTGATGTTCGGCCCTCGCGAGAAGCTGCTGACCAGCGACGAGCCCGTCGTACGGCAGTTCCTCAACGGCCGGATGCAGGGGCCGATCGGTATGGCGGAGGAGAAGGACGCCGCCCAGGTCGAGCAGGAGCTGGCACAGCTCGGCGACGGCGGGCACACCACGACGCCCGGCAGTCAGGAACTGCCTCCCCGCCTGCTGCCGGGTCCGGGCATCACCAGGCCGCCCCGCTGGGAGGCCATCGCGAAGCGGGAGGCCGAACCGCGCCGGAGGGAGGTGGCCGGAGCATGA
- a CDS encoding RNA polymerase sigma factor, which translates to MPAETEAATAAGAEAAMPAGTEADHNRWQHMWGHREQLLKVARRRSMSPEDAEDAVHEAMLRAAERPDLDDERLGAWLTTVTMRLCVDRYRQVNREAEVRTSPTLIAPGPVPVEEAVCDRAEARWLAVRSGELPARQAEALRLKSEDLDVGQVAMEMGLSYRTVESLLARARRTLRASLAGTLGVVLFLLGRGRPRGGGRAQAVAVASTAATLAVAGFVLPYALDGSGDGPAAPRPSVSGPPEALTTDGDGRVRAPGPRDSSPASAAPGDGPAGSAADGGSLLPLSVPPLPEASVPSLPGLTAPEVPEVPEVPGVPELPDTPDIPNIPDVPDVPDASDVPFESAVPSVTSRSSVPDTPVVPSAPLSLPTATAVP; encoded by the coding sequence ATGCCTGCTGAGACAGAGGCGGCCACAGCGGCCGGGGCAGAGGCGGCCATGCCTGCCGGGACAGAGGCGGACCACAACCGTTGGCAGCACATGTGGGGCCACCGGGAGCAGTTGCTCAAGGTGGCCCGGCGCAGGTCGATGAGCCCGGAGGACGCCGAGGACGCCGTGCACGAGGCGATGCTGCGCGCCGCCGAGCGCCCGGACCTCGACGACGAGCGCCTCGGCGCCTGGCTGACGACCGTGACCATGCGGCTGTGCGTCGACCGGTACCGGCAGGTCAACCGTGAGGCCGAGGTGCGCACCAGCCCCACGCTGATCGCACCGGGCCCGGTGCCCGTCGAGGAGGCGGTGTGCGACCGGGCCGAGGCGAGGTGGCTGGCCGTGCGCAGCGGGGAGCTGCCCGCCCGGCAGGCGGAGGCGCTGCGGCTCAAGTCCGAGGACCTGGACGTCGGCCAGGTCGCCATGGAGATGGGGCTGAGCTACCGGACCGTCGAGTCGCTGCTCGCCCGGGCCCGGCGGACGCTGCGCGCCTCGCTGGCCGGGACGCTCGGGGTGGTGCTGTTTCTGCTCGGGCGCGGACGGCCGCGGGGAGGCGGGAGGGCACAGGCCGTGGCCGTCGCCTCGACGGCGGCGACCCTGGCGGTGGCGGGGTTCGTGCTGCCGTACGCGCTCGACGGGAGCGGGGACGGTCCGGCTGCTCCGCGGCCCTCCGTGTCCGGGCCCCCGGAGGCGCTCACGACCGACGGGGACGGCCGGGTGCGCGCGCCGGGGCCCCGCGATTCGTCGCCCGCGTCGGCGGCTCCGGGCGACGGTCCGGCGGGATCCGCGGCCGACGGCGGATCGCTGCTGCCGCTGTCCGTGCCGCCCTTGCCCGAGGCCTCGGTGCCCTCGCTTCCGGGGCTGACGGCGCCCGAGGTTCCTGAGGTTCCCGAGGTCCCAGGCGTGCCCGAGCTGCCGGACACACCAGACATACCGAACATCCCCGATGTCCCTGATGTACCGGATGCATCGGATGTGCCGTTCGAGTCCGCCGTCCCCTCAGTGACGTCGAGGTCGTCGGTTCCGGACACGCCCGTCGTACCGTCCGCTCCCCTCTCCCTCCCCACCGCGACCGCGGTCCCGTAA
- a CDS encoding lytic transglycosylase domain-containing protein, whose amino-acid sequence MAALTASQAPGTSAQAAEPARNAARAERGPSVSGDAPYRTQLPPLRTAKSDEDTAAGPAGGALPATVFAAYRRAESELAGTAPGCRLEWQLLAAIGQVESGQARGGRVTSDGTTVTPILGPRLNGGAFAVIRDTDGGRYDGDTAYDRAVGPMQFIPSTWTRWGADGNGDGRADPNNVFDAALAAGRYLCVGGRDLSDPADLDRAILGYNHSEAYLRTVRAWYAYFLVGHRVVPDQSAGSSARPEPSRASSTREPSPEASDRPGAGPSTTPSTPSASTSPRPSSSPSPSRPATGGEEPPLPVPDPGVELPGDEVLPGAGPLTGNGGDTMRPAPSTTMDTGR is encoded by the coding sequence ATGGCCGCGCTGACCGCCTCGCAGGCGCCGGGGACCTCGGCACAGGCCGCGGAGCCGGCGCGGAACGCGGCGCGCGCCGAGCGCGGGCCGAGTGTGTCCGGCGACGCCCCGTACCGCACCCAGCTTCCGCCACTGCGGACCGCGAAGTCCGACGAGGACACGGCCGCGGGGCCGGCCGGCGGTGCACTGCCCGCGACCGTGTTCGCCGCGTACCGGCGCGCCGAGTCGGAGCTCGCGGGCACCGCACCGGGATGTCGGCTGGAATGGCAGTTGCTGGCCGCCATCGGCCAGGTCGAGTCGGGGCAGGCGCGCGGCGGCCGGGTGACCTCGGACGGCACGACCGTGACACCGATCCTCGGCCCCCGGCTGAACGGCGGCGCCTTCGCGGTCATCCGGGACACCGACGGCGGCCGGTACGACGGGGACACGGCGTATGACCGGGCGGTCGGCCCGATGCAGTTCATCCCGTCGACCTGGACCCGCTGGGGCGCTGACGGCAACGGCGACGGACGGGCCGATCCGAACAACGTCTTCGACGCGGCGCTCGCCGCCGGCCGCTATCTGTGCGTCGGCGGGCGGGACCTCTCCGACCCGGCCGACCTGGATCGGGCGATCCTCGGCTACAACCACTCGGAGGCCTATCTGCGGACGGTCAGGGCCTGGTACGCGTACTTCCTGGTGGGGCATCGAGTGGTGCCGGACCAGAGCGCCGGGTCGTCCGCGCGACCGGAGCCGTCGCGAGCGAGCAGCACACGCGAACCCTCGCCGGAGGCGTCCGATCGCCCGGGCGCGGGCCCGTCCACCACGCCCTCCACACCGTCCGCCTCGACCTCACCCCGCCCCTCCTCCTCTCCCAGCCCGTCCCGTCCGGCGACCGGAGGGGAGGAGCCGCCGCTCCCCGTACCCGATCCGGGCGTGGAGCTGCCCGGCGACGAGGTACTGCCCGGTGCCGGCCCACTGACCGGCAACGGTGGGGACACGATGCGCCCGGCCCCCTCCACAACCATGGATACCGGGCGGTAA
- a CDS encoding GtrA family protein, whose translation MVGHRSSGRAASEAMRRGTAARTKRARRAEQVEAREDDACRPPAVPGPLGAFARFVLCGGGVGVASSLSVALLAGLVPWVVANALITVASTLLATELHARFTFGAGRHAGWREHVQSAGSASVAYVVTCAAMLVLQAVQPTAGILLEQAVYLGAAALTGIGRFLVLRLFVFADGGTWTTARAKSPARVHEDGGTLSWSLPVPA comes from the coding sequence ATGGTGGGACACCGATCGAGCGGAAGAGCCGCGTCGGAGGCGATGCGACGCGGTACGGCCGCCCGGACGAAGAGAGCGCGGCGTGCGGAGCAGGTGGAGGCACGCGAGGACGACGCGTGCCGGCCCCCGGCTGTTCCTGGTCCGCTCGGCGCCTTTGCCCGGTTCGTGCTGTGCGGCGGCGGTGTCGGGGTCGCCTCCAGCCTGTCCGTGGCGCTGCTGGCCGGGCTGGTTCCCTGGGTGGTGGCGAACGCGCTGATCACCGTCGCTTCCACCCTCCTCGCCACAGAGCTCCACGCCCGTTTCACTTTCGGGGCCGGCCGGCATGCCGGATGGCGCGAGCACGTGCAGTCCGCAGGGTCGGCCTCGGTCGCCTACGTGGTGACGTGCGCCGCGATGCTCGTACTCCAAGCGGTGCAGCCGACGGCCGGGATCCTGCTGGAGCAGGCCGTCTACCTCGGCGCCGCAGCGCTCACCGGAATCGGACGTTTCCTGGTGCTGCGCCTGTTCGTCTTCGCCGACGGCGGGACCTGGACCACGGCGCGGGCCAAGAGCCCGGCGCGGGTTCACGAGGACGGCGGGACGCTGTCCTGGTCCCTCCCTGTTCCGGCGTGA
- a CDS encoding AraC family transcriptional regulator, which yields MHLEELRILLARHARPDWTTPIDGVLISKVDRSDPPAPSMSGTVLAVIAQGAKRLALGERVYEYGAGQYLVASVDLPVTGHFTQADPEQPALGFGLVLEPSAVAELLLQAGPGDAPRAGGGTPSGIAVSDASAPLLDAVVRLLRLMEEPRDRAVLAPLVKREILWRVITGEQGATVRQLGLADSSLSHVSRAVRWIRDHYAQPFRVEDVARLSGMSVSAFYRNFQAVTAMSPIQFQKQIRLQEARLLLATHPGDVTGVGHRVGYDNPSQFSREYRRQFGAPPSQDAARLRRSVRSPAGALP from the coding sequence ATGCACCTCGAGGAACTCCGCATCCTGCTGGCCCGGCATGCCCGGCCCGACTGGACCACCCCCATCGACGGCGTCCTCATCTCGAAGGTCGACCGGTCGGATCCGCCGGCGCCCTCGATGTCGGGCACGGTGCTGGCGGTCATCGCCCAGGGCGCCAAACGCCTCGCCCTGGGCGAGAGGGTGTACGAGTACGGCGCCGGCCAGTACCTGGTGGCGTCGGTCGACCTGCCCGTCACCGGACACTTCACCCAGGCCGACCCCGAGCAGCCGGCGTTGGGGTTCGGTCTCGTGCTGGAACCGTCCGCCGTCGCCGAGTTGCTGTTGCAGGCCGGGCCCGGAGACGCTCCCCGCGCCGGTGGAGGCACGCCGTCGGGGATCGCCGTCAGCGACGCTTCGGCCCCGTTGCTCGACGCGGTGGTCCGACTTCTGCGCCTGATGGAAGAGCCCCGCGACCGGGCCGTGCTGGCCCCGCTGGTCAAGCGCGAGATCCTGTGGCGCGTGATCACCGGCGAGCAGGGTGCGACGGTTCGCCAGCTCGGCCTGGCCGACAGCAGTCTGAGCCACGTCTCCCGGGCGGTGCGCTGGATCCGCGACCACTACGCGCAGCCCTTCCGGGTCGAGGACGTGGCGCGGCTGTCCGGCATGAGCGTCTCCGCCTTCTACCGCAACTTCCAGGCGGTGACCGCGATGAGCCCCATCCAGTTCCAGAAGCAGATCCGGCTGCAGGAGGCCCGGCTGCTGCTCGCCACCCACCCGGGCGACGTCACCGGAGTCGGCCACCGCGTCGGCTATGACAACCCGTCACAGTTCAGCCGGGAATACCGCCGCCAGTTCGGAGCGCCCCCCAGCCAGGACGCCGCACGCCTGCGTCGCAGCGTGCGCAGCCCCGCGGGTGCCCTCCCCTGA
- a CDS encoding putative quinol monooxygenase, whose amino-acid sequence MIANYGFNATLTARPGLGDRLVDLLLTGLDEGSPGASEHCVVYLVSRSASDPDVVHVTEGWTSEEDHHRIFAGEAAQAIVAQIGGLLARESEYTDYVPVRGRTAF is encoded by the coding sequence GTGATCGCCAACTACGGCTTCAACGCCACCCTGACCGCCCGGCCCGGATTGGGCGACCGGCTGGTCGATCTGCTGCTGACCGGCCTGGACGAGGGCAGCCCCGGCGCGAGCGAACACTGCGTCGTCTACCTCGTCTCCCGTTCCGCGTCCGACCCCGACGTCGTCCACGTCACCGAGGGCTGGACCAGCGAGGAGGACCACCACCGGATCTTCGCCGGCGAGGCCGCCCAGGCCATCGTGGCGCAGATCGGCGGACTGCTGGCCAGGGAGTCCGAGTACACCGACTACGTGCCGGTCCGCGGCAGGACCGCCTTCTGA
- a CDS encoding alpha/beta hydrolase — translation MTMARPALDPELRSLLADMPLMSRLGPEVLAQLRRLPSTPVESLLAHRQVDRREVTVQAKDGAPIPLSVLSPAHTDRTTAAPCVYWMHGGGMVMGDRFSQIDIPLEWLDRFGAVVVSVDYRLAPEATGTTLVDDCYQGLLWVAEHSAELGIDPARIVVAGASAGGGLAAGVTLLARDLGTPAIAAQMLICPMLDHRNTSTSSRQYSNGPGVWTREMNEFGWRSVLGDLTDDEVPEYVSPALADDLSCLPTTYIDTGSAEVFRDEDAAYATRVWAAGGQAELHVWAGGFHGFDALYPQAHISATARRTRTDWLARILSPNSAA, via the coding sequence ATGACCATGGCACGCCCTGCCCTTGACCCCGAACTGCGTAGTCTGCTCGCCGACATGCCCCTCATGTCCCGGCTCGGCCCGGAAGTACTCGCGCAGCTGCGCCGGCTCCCGTCGACGCCCGTCGAGTCCCTCCTCGCCCATCGGCAGGTCGACCGGCGCGAGGTCACCGTGCAGGCCAAGGACGGTGCCCCGATCCCCCTGTCGGTCCTCAGCCCCGCGCACACCGATCGCACCACTGCCGCACCCTGCGTCTACTGGATGCACGGCGGCGGGATGGTCATGGGCGACCGCTTCTCGCAGATCGACATCCCGCTGGAGTGGCTCGACCGGTTCGGCGCGGTCGTGGTCTCCGTGGACTACCGGCTCGCACCGGAGGCCACCGGCACCACCCTGGTCGACGACTGTTACCAGGGACTGCTCTGGGTCGCGGAACACTCCGCCGAACTGGGCATCGACCCGGCCCGGATCGTCGTCGCGGGTGCCAGCGCGGGCGGTGGCCTCGCCGCCGGCGTCACCCTGCTGGCCCGCGACCTCGGCACCCCGGCGATCGCCGCGCAGATGCTGATCTGCCCCATGCTCGACCACCGCAACACCAGCACCTCCAGCCGCCAGTACTCGAACGGACCCGGCGTCTGGACCCGCGAGATGAACGAGTTCGGATGGCGCTCGGTCCTCGGCGACCTCACCGACGACGAGGTGCCCGAGTACGTCTCACCCGCGCTGGCCGACGACCTCTCGTGCCTGCCGACCACCTACATCGACACCGGCTCCGCCGAGGTCTTCCGCGACGAGGACGCCGCCTACGCCACCCGCGTCTGGGCGGCCGGCGGCCAGGCCGAACTCCACGTCTGGGCGGGCGGCTTCCACGGCTTCGACGCGCTGTACCCACAGGCCCACATCTCGGCCACAGCCCGCCGGACCCGCACCGACTGGCTCGCCCGAATCCTGTCCCCGAACTCCGCCGCCTAG
- a CDS encoding SDR family NAD(P)-dependent oxidoreductase codes for MKVAIVTGASSGIGQSAAIEIAKRGTGVILTYGNNPRGGLETVAVIKKEGGTAVALPLNVGETGTFAAFRDTVAALLRDTWQRDTFDYLVNNAGFAQTSLVEDTTEETFDRLMRVMLKGPYFLTQRLLPLMADGGAIVNTSSNSTSTAGLEPGYSAYASMKGGLDVLTRYMAKEFSTRGIRVNAVSPGSTRTRIADDAFTRFPEVVPALAARTALGRVGEPDDIGAMIATLVSDESRWVTAQNIEVSGGYNL; via the coding sequence ATGAAGGTCGCCATCGTCACGGGCGCCAGCTCCGGCATCGGGCAGAGCGCCGCGATCGAGATCGCCAAGCGCGGCACCGGAGTCATCCTGACTTACGGCAACAACCCGCGAGGAGGACTGGAGACGGTCGCCGTCATCAAGAAGGAGGGCGGCACGGCTGTCGCACTGCCGCTGAACGTGGGCGAGACCGGCACCTTCGCGGCTTTCCGCGACACGGTGGCCGCCCTGCTTCGCGACACCTGGCAGCGGGACACCTTCGACTACCTGGTCAACAACGCCGGTTTCGCGCAGACGTCGTTGGTCGAGGACACGACCGAGGAGACGTTCGACAGGCTCATGCGGGTCATGCTCAAGGGACCGTACTTCCTGACGCAGAGGCTGCTGCCCCTGATGGCGGACGGCGGGGCCATCGTCAATACGAGCAGCAACTCGACGTCGACGGCGGGTCTGGAGCCCGGCTACTCGGCCTACGCGTCGATGAAGGGCGGCCTGGACGTGCTGACCCGGTACATGGCCAAGGAATTCAGCACGCGGGGCATCCGCGTCAACGCCGTCTCGCCGGGATCGACCCGCACCCGCATCGCCGACGACGCCTTCACCCGGTTCCCCGAGGTCGTCCCGGCCCTCGCCGCGAGGACCGCGCTCGGCCGGGTCGGCGAACCCGACGACATCGGCGCGATGATCGCCACCCTGGTCTCCGACGAGAGCCGCTGGGTCACCGCTCAGAACATCGAAGTATCGGGTGGCTACAACCTCTAG
- a CDS encoding amino acid ABC transporter permease, with protein MTATHVLYDAPGPRTRRRIRRGTAALLTALAAVLALVVARLSRQGQLDEAKWSPLVNPSDPRFGLVWDFLGGGLTATLQAAAVSIVLSLVLGSVLAVTRVTAAAWYRWAVVGFIELFRGVPVVLSVFFAARVLPEIGIDLPTMWFLVIGLTLYNSVVIAEVIRAGIQALPKGQAEAAYAIGLTRGATLRLILLPQAFRITLPVLIGQLVVVLKDTSLGFIISYEELLRRGQIAVQTLENPLQMFFVIGAIFILVNFSLSKLAEAVQRRLSRPGRSSGPPAVATTGTTT; from the coding sequence ATGACCGCGACCCATGTCCTGTACGACGCCCCGGGTCCGCGCACCCGTCGGCGGATCCGCCGGGGCACCGCCGCCCTGCTGACGGCGCTGGCCGCCGTGCTGGCCCTCGTCGTCGCCAGGCTCTCCCGGCAGGGGCAGCTCGACGAGGCCAAATGGAGTCCTCTGGTCAACCCCTCCGACCCGCGGTTCGGACTGGTCTGGGACTTTCTGGGGGGCGGCCTGACGGCCACTCTGCAGGCGGCCGCCGTCTCCATCGTGCTGTCCCTCGTCCTGGGCAGCGTGCTCGCCGTCACCCGGGTCACGGCCGCGGCGTGGTACCGCTGGGCGGTCGTGGGGTTCATCGAACTCTTCCGCGGTGTCCCCGTGGTGCTGTCCGTGTTCTTCGCCGCCCGCGTCCTGCCGGAGATCGGCATCGACCTGCCGACCATGTGGTTCCTCGTCATCGGCCTGACGCTCTACAACTCGGTCGTCATCGCCGAGGTCATCCGCGCCGGCATCCAGGCCCTGCCCAAGGGACAGGCGGAGGCCGCGTACGCCATCGGCCTCACCCGGGGCGCCACCCTGCGGCTGATACTGCTCCCGCAGGCCTTCCGGATCACCCTCCCCGTGCTCATCGGGCAGTTGGTGGTCGTCCTGAAGGACACGTCGCTGGGCTTCATCATCAGCTACGAAGAGCTGTTGCGCCGGGGCCAGATCGCCGTCCAGACGCTGGAGAACCCGCTGCAGATGTTCTTCGTCATCGGAGCCATCTTCATCCTGGTCAACTTCAGCCTCTCCAAGCTGGCCGAAGCCGTGCAGCGCCGGCTGTCCCGCCCCGGGCGCAGCAGCGGTCCGCCCGCCGTGGCGACCACCGGGACCACTACCTGA